From a region of the Brevibacterium siliguriense genome:
- a CDS encoding aldo/keto reductase produces the protein MKHQRLGTTGLEVSDVGLGTFEWGHRVGDQAAQRLVDEYRDAGGNLIELPTSATMSAEVLGQLRLPEEILLLGRVGVSMREPDHIDVGLGRSRILSQVDSLLRTVGRDHLDVLVLDVFDAEVDRAETASAVETLLTLGKIRYVGVSHHTGWQLAEMRGAGIPVACAVAEYSLLNRDAEAELAPAADYAGVSLIAGAGLGRGVLTDKYRNATPQDSRLAGELSEYAGAYLDERSNRVLAGVRRAATALGVSTLDISLAFNRQHGIASTLVSPRTPAQLAEVTGSEVELANEIAEVLDQISWSPSA, from the coding sequence ATGAAGCACCAACGCCTCGGCACCACCGGTCTGGAAGTCAGCGATGTGGGTCTCGGGACCTTCGAGTGGGGGCACCGGGTCGGTGATCAGGCCGCCCAACGCCTCGTCGATGAGTATAGAGACGCAGGTGGCAACCTCATCGAGCTGCCCACCTCGGCCACGATGTCCGCCGAGGTTCTCGGGCAGCTGAGACTTCCCGAAGAGATTCTGCTGCTGGGCCGCGTGGGCGTGTCCATGCGTGAACCCGACCACATCGATGTCGGACTCGGGCGGTCGCGAATCCTCAGCCAGGTCGATTCGCTCCTGCGCACAGTGGGTCGTGATCACCTCGACGTGCTCGTCCTCGACGTCTTCGATGCCGAAGTCGACCGTGCCGAAACCGCCTCGGCGGTTGAGACGCTGCTCACCCTGGGGAAGATCCGCTACGTCGGCGTGTCCCACCACACCGGTTGGCAGCTGGCGGAGATGCGCGGCGCCGGAATCCCTGTCGCATGCGCCGTGGCCGAATACTCACTGCTCAACCGCGACGCGGAGGCAGAGCTTGCCCCTGCCGCCGACTACGCGGGAGTCTCACTCATCGCCGGAGCGGGGCTGGGCCGCGGTGTGCTCACCGACAAATACCGGAATGCGACTCCGCAGGATTCGCGCCTGGCGGGGGAGCTGAGCGAATACGCCGGCGCCTACCTCGACGAGCGGTCGAACCGTGTGCTCGCTGGTGTCCGCCGGGCCGCGACTGCCCTGGGAGTGTCGACCTTGGACATTTCCCTGGCTTTCAACCGGCAGCACGGAATCGCGAGCACTCTGGTCTCGCCCCGCACCCCGGCACAGCTGGCCGAGGTCACCGGCAGCGAGGTCGAATTGGCCAATGAGATCGCCGAGGTGCTCGACCAGATCTCATGGAGTCCCTCGGCTTAG
- a CDS encoding DUF3090 family protein, with translation MAALYDHPTPDRFVVGTIGLPGERTFLLQAKSGNSLTTVVVEKEQVEILSDRITELLDMVMIKDPAARVPQTALDDLIDNAGLNVPIEPEFRVGTMSLGWDTVKHELVIECFELTEADAQAGTSADPDDDEVEREVLRIVLDAAAAREFARRGEQVVSAGRGDCPFCSLPLEPDGHLCPRANGIPRA, from the coding sequence ATGGCAGCTCTGTACGACCACCCCACACCTGATCGTTTCGTCGTCGGCACAATCGGTCTCCCCGGCGAGAGGACGTTCCTCCTCCAAGCGAAGTCCGGCAATTCGCTCACGACCGTGGTCGTCGAGAAGGAGCAGGTCGAGATCCTCTCCGATCGGATCACCGAACTGCTCGATATGGTCATGATCAAGGATCCGGCCGCCCGGGTCCCGCAGACTGCCCTTGATGATCTCATCGACAATGCCGGACTCAACGTTCCCATCGAACCAGAGTTCCGCGTCGGCACGATGAGCCTGGGCTGGGACACAGTCAAACACGAACTCGTCATCGAATGCTTCGAACTCACCGAGGCGGACGCCCAGGCCGGAACCTCCGCCGACCCCGATGACGACGAGGTCGAACGCGAAGTACTGCGCATCGTCCTCGACGCTGCCGCTGCCCGAGAATTCGCCCGCCGCGGCGAACAGGTCGTCAGCGCCGGACGCGGAGACTGTCCGTTCTGCTCCCTCCCGCTCGAACCCGACGGCCATCTGTGTCCTCGGGCCAACGGGATCCCGCGCGCCTGA
- a CDS encoding SCO1664 family protein has product MDHGILLDALEAGDWTEMGSIPRASNDTRLLVLEHEGRAIKAVYKPISGERPLADFPQQTLALREVAAFRLSAALDLGVVPPTVLRDDLPAGRGSLQAYVEASDDDEAVTVSTVNAIPVDHTPIFALRTEDGRDIVLSHSVDSGLRAIAFFDLLANNADRKAGHVITGSPLPSTAAADIGIFGIDNGLTFHHEEKLRTVLWGFSRTSFCAEEIDALQEVAAMDDALRTQLSDCLSADELQALKYRANRLLATEFFPEAPADRTVIPWPPI; this is encoded by the coding sequence ATGGACCACGGGATTCTCCTCGACGCTCTGGAAGCGGGGGATTGGACTGAGATGGGATCGATCCCACGCGCCAGCAACGACACCCGACTGCTCGTGCTCGAACACGAGGGCCGGGCGATCAAAGCCGTGTACAAACCAATTTCCGGCGAACGACCCCTGGCAGACTTCCCACAGCAAACGCTGGCCCTGCGCGAGGTCGCGGCATTCCGTCTCTCCGCCGCCCTCGACCTCGGGGTGGTTCCGCCGACGGTGCTGCGCGACGATCTTCCCGCCGGACGCGGGTCTTTGCAGGCCTACGTCGAAGCCTCCGACGATGACGAAGCGGTGACCGTGTCGACGGTCAACGCGATCCCCGTCGATCACACCCCTATCTTCGCCCTGCGCACCGAAGACGGCCGCGACATTGTGCTCTCCCATTCTGTCGACAGCGGACTGAGGGCCATCGCCTTCTTCGACCTGTTGGCCAACAATGCCGACCGCAAAGCCGGTCATGTCATCACAGGCAGCCCTCTGCCGAGCACGGCAGCCGCCGATATCGGCATCTTCGGCATCGACAACGGGCTGACCTTCCACCATGAGGAGAAGTTGCGCACCGTACTGTGGGGTTTCTCTCGCACTTCGTTCTGCGCCGAAGAGATCGATGCCCTGCAGGAAGTCGCCGCCATGGACGACGCACTGCGGACACAATTGAGCGACTGTCTGTCTGCCGACGAGCTGCAGGCCCTGAAATACCGGGCGAACCGACTTCTCGCCACTGAATTCTTCCCCGAAGCACCTGCCGATCGCACCGTGATTCCCTGGCCGCCGATCTGA
- the mshC gene encoding cysteine--1-D-myo-inosityl 2-amino-2-deoxy-alpha-D-glucopyranoside ligase translates to MKSWPEPQLPRLTSTGKVPTVFDTSTRSPRRLRGSEQTARLYVCGITPYDATHLGHAATYVAFDLLNRIWRDAGLEVVYAQNTTDVDDPLLERADATGVDWRELASSQIQLFREDMEALRVIPPASFIGVVESVDEIAAGVRDLVDKGAAYTLDNGDVYYRVSTQITPPFGTVSHDDRETMAALSAERGGDPETPGKENPIDPLLWRAEREGEPSWDGGALGRGRPGWHVECTVIADKYLGFPVDVQGGGNDLIFPHHEMSAAHASAWRDTPMAKTYMHTGMVGLDGEKMSKSKGNLVLVSQLRERGVDPMAIRTVILSNHYRSDWSFTEEQLSIAEARLKAWTHAAKCESECRQGLREHIIGLLREALTDDLDSPRALGILDEWAEHYADSEPSETAALSGDRVADAVDALLGIRLLD, encoded by the coding sequence GTGAAGTCATGGCCCGAACCTCAACTGCCCCGTCTGACCAGCACCGGCAAGGTACCCACGGTCTTCGATACGAGCACCCGCAGTCCGCGCCGCCTGCGCGGATCCGAGCAGACTGCTCGACTCTACGTCTGCGGCATCACCCCCTACGATGCGACTCACCTCGGGCATGCCGCCACATATGTAGCCTTCGACCTGCTCAACCGGATCTGGCGCGATGCGGGACTCGAAGTCGTCTATGCGCAGAACACCACTGATGTCGACGACCCGCTGCTGGAGAGGGCAGACGCCACGGGAGTCGACTGGCGCGAACTCGCCTCCTCCCAGATCCAGCTCTTCCGTGAGGATATGGAAGCTCTGCGGGTGATCCCGCCGGCCAGCTTCATCGGCGTAGTCGAGTCCGTCGACGAGATCGCCGCCGGCGTCCGCGACCTCGTGGACAAGGGAGCCGCGTACACACTCGACAACGGTGACGTCTACTACCGGGTCTCAACCCAGATCACCCCGCCGTTCGGCACCGTCAGCCATGATGATCGGGAGACCATGGCCGCGCTCTCTGCCGAACGCGGCGGAGACCCCGAGACTCCGGGCAAGGAGAACCCCATCGACCCGCTGCTGTGGCGGGCAGAGCGCGAAGGGGAACCGTCCTGGGACGGCGGAGCACTGGGCCGGGGGCGGCCGGGCTGGCATGTCGAATGCACCGTCATCGCCGATAAGTACCTCGGCTTCCCCGTCGATGTGCAGGGAGGCGGCAACGATCTCATCTTCCCGCATCACGAGATGAGCGCAGCCCATGCTTCGGCCTGGCGGGACACGCCGATGGCGAAGACCTATATGCACACCGGAATGGTCGGGCTCGACGGCGAGAAGATGAGCAAGTCCAAGGGCAACCTCGTCCTTGTCTCTCAGCTGCGCGAACGCGGAGTCGATCCCATGGCCATCCGCACCGTGATCCTATCCAACCATTACCGCAGCGACTGGAGCTTCACCGAGGAGCAGCTGTCCATCGCCGAGGCGCGCTTGAAGGCGTGGACGCATGCGGCCAAATGCGAATCAGAATGTCGTCAGGGTCTGCGCGAGCACATCATCGGCCTGCTGCGCGAAGCACTCACCGATGACCTCGACAGCCCCCGGGCTCTGGGCATCCTCGACGAGTGGGCCGAACACTATGCGGACTCCGAACCTTCGGAGACCGCGGCGCTCAGCGGCGACCGAGTCGCTGACGCCGTCGACGCCCTGCTGGGCATCCGCCTGCTGGACTGA
- a CDS encoding proteasome assembly chaperone family protein: MSILPSGSGALVFIAFEGQDADASEAASSLAKDLIEVWGLDDSEILDTDGFYEFRFSEPEIIRDEDGKASVAWPGIAVHRGHLGEMPITVIHGHEPGLKWREFLSLVLGQVGDNDAVVLLGGLHAEVPHTRPLPVVANTEDAALASELDIDANGYEGPIGILGLLGVACRWRGVRAINLWVGVPDYLAESPSPKAELALAKAVERYAGIEIDIHVLEEESRAWELGADELVSLNPSLAELVSALEKQNDSAELPEASGDAIAAEFERYLRKRGREK, translated from the coding sequence ATGAGTATTCTTCCATCCGGGTCCGGGGCACTCGTCTTCATCGCCTTCGAAGGTCAGGATGCCGATGCTTCCGAGGCGGCGAGTTCGCTGGCCAAGGATCTCATCGAGGTCTGGGGCCTAGACGACTCCGAGATCCTCGACACCGATGGGTTCTACGAGTTCCGCTTCTCCGAACCCGAGATCATCCGCGACGAGGACGGCAAGGCATCGGTCGCCTGGCCGGGTATAGCGGTTCATCGGGGCCACCTCGGCGAAATGCCGATCACGGTCATCCACGGCCACGAACCGGGGCTGAAATGGCGGGAGTTCCTCTCCCTCGTCCTCGGTCAGGTCGGCGACAATGATGCTGTCGTCCTCCTCGGCGGTCTCCATGCCGAGGTCCCGCATACGCGCCCTCTGCCCGTGGTGGCCAATACGGAGGACGCAGCGCTCGCATCCGAACTCGACATCGATGCCAACGGCTATGAGGGACCCATCGGGATCCTCGGACTCCTCGGAGTCGCCTGCCGCTGGCGCGGAGTCCGAGCAATCAACCTCTGGGTGGGTGTGCCGGACTATCTGGCCGAGTCGCCGTCACCGAAGGCAGAGCTCGCATTGGCGAAGGCCGTCGAACGCTATGCCGGCATCGAGATCGACATCCACGTGCTCGAAGAGGAGAGCCGGGCATGGGAACTCGGTGCCGACGAGCTCGTCTCCCTCAACCCCAGTCTGGCCGAACTCGTGAGCGCGCTGGAGAAGCAGAACGATTCGGCGGAGCTGCCGGAGGCGAGCGGAGACGCCATCGCGGCCGAGTTCGAACGCTATCTGCGCAAACGCGGCCGCGAAAAGTGA
- a CDS encoding HAD family hydrolase codes for MTNHASPDPAAVLWDMDGTLVDTEPYWIRAETELMNAHGLPWSEEQGLEFVGNELIVSARMMREAGLDLPAEEIVETLMGNVIAQIRQSVPFRPGALELLAELKSEGIPNVMVTMSYRPLAEAVIASCPRNSFAGLVSGDEVAAGKPDPEPYLRGAALLGLDPADCVALEDSKPGLASAEAAGTIAIGIPHFVDLDPRPGRILWDSLEGRGVADLRRLRAQQSA; via the coding sequence ATGACGAACCATGCATCACCCGACCCTGCCGCCGTTCTGTGGGACATGGACGGAACCCTGGTCGACACCGAGCCGTATTGGATCCGTGCCGAGACCGAACTCATGAACGCCCATGGGCTGCCCTGGTCGGAAGAGCAGGGACTCGAATTCGTAGGCAACGAACTGATCGTCTCCGCCCGGATGATGCGTGAAGCCGGACTCGACCTGCCCGCCGAAGAGATCGTCGAGACCCTCATGGGCAACGTCATCGCACAGATCCGTCAGTCGGTGCCGTTCCGACCCGGCGCTCTCGAGCTGCTGGCAGAGCTCAAGTCCGAGGGCATCCCGAATGTCATGGTCACGATGTCCTACCGCCCCCTCGCCGAGGCGGTCATCGCCAGCTGCCCGAGGAACAGCTTCGCGGGACTCGTCTCCGGCGATGAGGTGGCGGCTGGCAAACCGGACCCCGAACCATATCTGCGCGGGGCCGCGCTGCTCGGACTCGACCCCGCAGACTGCGTGGCACTGGAGGACTCGAAGCCTGGGCTGGCCAGCGCCGAGGCCGCGGGAACCATTGCGATCGGAATCCCGCATTTCGTCGACCTCGACCCGCGTCCGGGCCGCATCCTCTGGGACAGCCTCGAAGGCCGTGGAGTCGCCGACCTGCGACGCCTCCGGGCTCAGCAGAGCGCCTAA
- a CDS encoding RecB family exonuclease: MVELTSLSPSRANDFIQCPLKFRFRSIDKLPEPPSQAAFRGTVVHSVLEKLFTAPAAERTAELAQTMLMPAWEELVEKDPDVLEIFGEESEKETFFTSARRLIDSYFVLEYPEHLEPEETEKFVRTTLDNGLELRGFIDRVDVAPGGERRLVDYKTGKQPKPQYGREAKFQMGFYALVVYRLSGELVHTLQLMYLGSRSVLKSHPTMAEVEQTQFEIDAIWKDIIASAETDRWRPKKSPLCNWCTFRTLCPAWGNTAPPTPEITKIVGA; encoded by the coding sequence ATGGTCGAGCTCACCAGTCTTTCGCCCTCCCGGGCCAACGACTTCATCCAATGCCCTCTGAAGTTCCGCTTCCGCAGCATCGACAAACTGCCGGAGCCGCCTTCTCAGGCGGCGTTCCGCGGCACGGTGGTCCATTCGGTGCTCGAGAAGCTGTTCACAGCACCGGCGGCCGAGCGCACGGCCGAACTCGCGCAGACGATGCTCATGCCGGCGTGGGAGGAACTCGTCGAGAAGGACCCGGACGTGCTCGAGATCTTCGGCGAGGAATCGGAGAAGGAGACGTTCTTCACATCGGCGCGTCGGCTCATCGATTCGTACTTTGTTCTCGAGTATCCGGAGCATCTGGAACCGGAGGAGACGGAGAAGTTCGTCCGCACGACGCTGGACAACGGTCTCGAGCTGCGCGGGTTCATCGACCGGGTCGACGTCGCCCCGGGCGGCGAGCGGCGACTCGTCGACTACAAGACGGGCAAACAGCCGAAACCGCAGTACGGGCGGGAGGCGAAGTTCCAGATGGGCTTCTACGCGCTCGTCGTCTACCGGCTCTCCGGTGAGCTCGTCCACACCCTGCAGCTGATGTACCTGGGGTCACGCAGCGTGCTGAAGTCCCATCCGACGATGGCAGAGGTCGAACAGACGCAGTTCGAGATCGATGCGATCTGGAAGGACATCATCGCCTCTGCCGAGACGGATCGGTGGCGGCCGAAGAAGTCACCTTTGTGCAATTGGTGCACGTTCAGAACTCTGTGCCCGGCCTGGGGCAACACCGCTCCCCCGACCCCGGAGATCACGAAGATCGTCGGAGCTTAG
- a CDS encoding site-2 protease family protein, with amino-acid sequence MAAKNHHPGASSGLRLGTVLGAPVILAWSWFLAAIVITVLFAPWLNQVRPDLGVGAWFVAFAYAVLLFGSVFLHELAHGVAGQFYGQKVAAIELNIWGGFTRFEPQMDNPRDKAAMTSFVISIVGPIVNIVLALLGWWCLSAVSPTSVPWLLLIAVTFANVALGAINLLPGIPLDGGWALQAIMWRITGSQFLGTIVASWVGRIIAVGFIGWAVITPLLAGERPDPLQVAWMSLIAIMLWFSAGDAATHAKRARKMETYDLSQVIQPAIAATWDADLADTLDYANTLGNAKERTLIVVLDQKGLPYGLVDRHAAAGRLAETLEAVPAGEVARPLAGWIGVPKDITAPHLLESLTHRPKAQFSLVMDGNTLVGVIDLQEFFDELLAA; translated from the coding sequence ATGGCCGCGAAAAACCACCACCCCGGTGCGTCATCGGGGCTGCGTCTGGGCACCGTCCTCGGCGCACCGGTGATTCTGGCGTGGTCGTGGTTCCTCGCCGCCATCGTGATCACCGTCCTCTTCGCCCCGTGGCTCAACCAGGTCCGACCGGATCTGGGCGTCGGCGCTTGGTTCGTAGCCTTCGCCTATGCGGTGCTCCTGTTCGGTTCCGTATTCCTCCACGAGCTCGCTCACGGAGTCGCCGGCCAGTTCTACGGACAGAAGGTCGCCGCGATCGAACTGAACATCTGGGGCGGGTTCACCCGATTCGAACCGCAGATGGACAACCCGCGCGACAAAGCGGCGATGACGAGCTTCGTCATCTCCATCGTCGGCCCGATCGTCAACATCGTTCTGGCGCTGCTGGGTTGGTGGTGTCTCAGCGCTGTCAGCCCCACCTCGGTGCCGTGGCTGCTGCTCATCGCCGTCACCTTCGCCAATGTCGCCCTCGGCGCCATCAACCTGCTGCCGGGCATCCCGCTCGACGGCGGCTGGGCGCTGCAGGCGATCATGTGGCGCATCACCGGATCTCAGTTCCTGGGCACGATCGTGGCCAGCTGGGTGGGACGCATCATCGCTGTCGGCTTCATCGGCTGGGCGGTCATCACCCCGCTGCTGGCCGGCGAACGACCCGACCCGCTGCAGGTCGCCTGGATGTCGCTCATCGCGATCATGCTGTGGTTCTCCGCCGGAGACGCCGCCACCCACGCCAAGCGTGCCCGGAAGATGGAGACCTACGACCTCTCGCAGGTCATCCAACCGGCGATCGCCGCCACCTGGGACGCCGACCTGGCCGACACCCTCGACTATGCGAACACTCTCGGGAACGCGAAGGAGCGCACGCTCATCGTCGTCCTCGACCAGAAGGGGCTGCCGTACGGTCTCGTCGACCGGCATGCCGCGGCCGGTCGACTTGCCGAGACCCTCGAAGCCGTTCCCGCCGGCGAAGTCGCCCGCCCCCTGGCCGGGTGGATCGGAGTGCCGAAGGACATCACCGCCCCGCACCTGCTCGAATCGCTGACGCACCGTCCCAAGGCGCAGTTCAGCCTGGTTATGGACGGCAACACCCTGGTCGGAGTCATCGACCTGCAGGAGTTCTTCGACGAGCTGCTCGCAGCCTGA
- a CDS encoding tRNA (adenine-N1)-methyltransferase, producing the protein MTQPLHSRPPRVLSRGEKVQLTDPKGRMHTFVLAPGEHFHTNKGLISHDDIIGRTEGIIVANTGGIDFQVFRPRYEDFVLSMPRGAAVVYPKDSGLIVTLGDIFPGATVVEAGVGSGALSMALLRAVGSEGAVHSFELREEFATIAAGNIADFFDGEPENWSVTVGDLSETLPQTFGTGSVDRVVLDMLTPWNTLDAVSEALSPGGIVIAYVATVPQLSRFVEALRASGKFAEPESMEAMVRGWHVDGLAVRPDHRMIAHTGFLIMARRMADGISPLEKKKRPQGATAAAEDVAAWKEPEVTEAAIGTRTAHGKKLRRVMREAGKRLRDAPEGSGEVRTTDVTDSPTGTTTGPKEDR; encoded by the coding sequence ATGACTCAGCCACTGCATTCCCGGCCGCCGCGCGTTCTCAGCCGCGGAGAGAAGGTCCAACTCACCGACCCCAAGGGGCGGATGCACACCTTCGTGCTCGCCCCGGGGGAGCACTTCCACACGAACAAGGGACTCATCAGCCACGATGACATCATCGGGCGAACAGAGGGAATCATCGTCGCGAATACCGGGGGAATCGACTTCCAAGTCTTCCGCCCGCGCTACGAAGACTTCGTGCTGTCCATGCCCCGCGGGGCCGCGGTCGTCTACCCCAAGGATTCGGGGCTCATCGTCACCCTCGGCGATATCTTCCCCGGGGCCACCGTCGTCGAAGCCGGCGTCGGATCGGGTGCTCTGTCGATGGCGCTGCTGCGTGCGGTGGGCTCGGAAGGGGCCGTCCATTCGTTCGAGCTGCGCGAGGAATTCGCCACGATCGCGGCCGGAAACATCGCTGACTTCTTCGACGGCGAACCGGAGAACTGGTCGGTGACCGTCGGCGACCTTTCCGAGACGCTTCCGCAGACGTTCGGAACCGGCAGCGTCGACCGCGTCGTCCTCGACATGCTCACCCCCTGGAACACGCTCGACGCGGTCAGCGAGGCGCTCAGCCCCGGCGGAATCGTCATCGCGTATGTGGCCACCGTCCCGCAGCTCTCCCGCTTCGTCGAAGCCCTGCGCGCCTCCGGCAAGTTCGCCGAACCCGAATCCATGGAGGCCATGGTCCGCGGTTGGCACGTCGACGGACTCGCCGTCCGCCCCGACCACCGGATGATCGCTCACACCGGATTCCTCATCATGGCGCGACGAATGGCCGACGGCATCAGCCCCCTGGAGAAGAAGAAGCGCCCCCAGGGGGCCACCGCAGCCGCCGAGGATGTGGCGGCGTGGAAGGAACCCGAAGTCACCGAGGCGGCCATCGGCACCCGCACCGCACACGGGAAGAAGCTGCGCCGGGTGATGCGCGAGGCCGGAAAACGTCTGCGCGACGCGCCGGAAGGATCCGGCGAAGTGCGGACCACAGATGTCACAGACAGCCCGACTGGCACCACCACAGGGCCGAAGGAGGATCGATGA
- the arc gene encoding proteasome ATPase gives MTETTTEVKKLREDTASLRQQLYTAGKRNEALSKTLRTARDELGRIKEEARRLTEPPNNWGTLIALGENAVSADVIVGGRRMRVAVAPEIEPESLRAGADVLLSEGLVIIGTGDFPPVGSVVNVREFVDSQRILVGAPGDDEQVFTLAAGLVDSGLRVGDAVVVDTRTHYALQVIEKPEVSSLLLEEVPDITYSDIGGLADQIEQIKDAVELPFEHPELYTEHGLKPPKGILLYGPPGCGKTLIAKAVANSLADRTGKVRTSKTYFLNIKGPELLDKYVGETERQLRLIFARAREKASAGFPVVVFFDEMESLFRTRGTGKSSDVETTIVPQLLTEIDGVEQLDNVIVIGASNREDLIDPAILRPGRLDVKIRIERPDAEAARDIFEKYLTADLPLHSSVLAGHSGPAEAVSALIDSCVERMFAETPENEFVEVSYADGSKEVLHFSAFASGAMIHNIVDRAKKAAIKSLLDTGERGLCPGHFEDAIAEEFSEHEDLPNTTNPDEWARISGRKGERVTHLRMMHLDTTRGAPTVPYETDIAEVRPNSDLV, from the coding sequence ATGACAGAGACCACGACCGAGGTGAAGAAGCTGCGCGAGGACACCGCGTCCCTGCGCCAGCAGCTCTACACAGCGGGCAAACGCAATGAGGCACTGTCGAAGACTCTGCGCACGGCCCGTGACGAGCTGGGACGGATCAAAGAGGAGGCTCGGCGTCTGACCGAGCCGCCGAACAACTGGGGTACTCTCATCGCCCTCGGAGAGAATGCAGTGTCCGCCGATGTCATCGTCGGCGGTCGCCGTATGCGCGTGGCCGTCGCCCCCGAGATCGAGCCCGAGAGTCTGAGGGCCGGAGCCGATGTGCTCCTGTCCGAAGGTCTCGTCATCATCGGCACCGGGGACTTCCCACCCGTGGGCTCTGTCGTCAACGTCCGCGAATTCGTCGACTCCCAGCGCATCCTCGTCGGTGCCCCCGGCGATGACGAGCAGGTCTTCACTCTCGCAGCAGGACTCGTCGACTCGGGACTGCGCGTCGGCGATGCCGTCGTCGTCGATACTCGCACCCACTATGCGCTGCAGGTCATCGAGAAGCCCGAGGTCTCCTCGCTGCTGCTCGAAGAGGTCCCCGACATCACGTACTCGGACATCGGCGGACTGGCCGACCAGATCGAACAGATCAAGGACGCCGTCGAACTGCCCTTCGAACACCCCGAGCTCTACACCGAGCACGGACTCAAACCGCCCAAGGGAATTCTGCTCTACGGCCCTCCCGGCTGCGGTAAGACACTCATCGCGAAGGCTGTGGCGAACTCCCTGGCCGATCGCACGGGCAAGGTGCGCACGAGCAAGACCTACTTCCTCAACATCAAAGGTCCGGAGCTGCTGGACAAGTACGTCGGCGAGACCGAACGTCAGCTGCGTCTGATCTTCGCCCGTGCACGGGAGAAGGCTTCGGCCGGCTTCCCCGTCGTGGTGTTCTTCGACGAGATGGAATCGCTGTTCCGCACCCGCGGAACCGGCAAGTCATCGGACGTGGAGACGACGATCGTGCCGCAGCTGCTCACGGAGATCGACGGTGTCGAACAGCTCGACAACGTCATCGTCATCGGCGCGTCGAACCGTGAGGATCTCATCGACCCCGCGATCCTGCGCCCCGGTCGACTCGATGTGAAGATCCGCATCGAACGCCCCGATGCCGAGGCGGCTCGGGACATCTTCGAGAAGTACCTGACCGCGGATCTGCCCCTGCATTCGAGCGTGCTGGCCGGCCATAGCGGCCCCGCCGAGGCGGTTTCGGCGCTCATCGACAGCTGTGTCGAGAGGATGTTCGCAGAGACCCCGGAGAACGAATTCGTCGAGGTCAGCTACGCCGACGGTTCGAAGGAAGTCCTTCACTTCTCCGCTTTCGCCTCCGGTGCGATGATCCACAACATCGTCGACCGGGCGAAGAAGGCGGCGATCAAATCGCTGCTCGACACCGGCGAGCGCGGTCTGTGCCCCGGTCACTTCGAGGATGCGATCGCCGAGGAGTTCAGCGAACACGAGGATCTGCCGAACACGACGAACCCGGACGAATGGGCGCGGATCTCCGGCCGTAAAGGCGAACGCGTCACTCATCTGCGGATGATGCACCTCGACACGACCAGGGGAGCCCCGACGGTGCCGTATGAGACCGATATCGCAGAGGTGCGACCGAACTCCGACCTCGTCTGA
- a CDS encoding DUF3054 domain-containing protein translates to MATKKSHLPIALIVDLILVVLFTIVGHYTHSHNFDPQGLMTTAWPFVAALVIAWLLTGIWDRPIAPLATGTGVWAITVLVGLVLRGVTGAGGDPGTVPVSFMIVATSLNLITLVGWRLIATAVSGGSGRRRSR, encoded by the coding sequence GTGGCAACGAAGAAATCTCATCTCCCCATCGCACTGATCGTCGACCTCATCCTCGTGGTTCTGTTCACGATCGTCGGTCACTACACACATTCTCACAATTTCGATCCCCAGGGGCTGATGACCACAGCGTGGCCGTTCGTCGCAGCCCTCGTCATCGCGTGGCTGCTCACAGGCATCTGGGATCGGCCGATCGCTCCCCTGGCCACGGGCACCGGCGTGTGGGCGATCACCGTCCTCGTCGGACTCGTCCTGCGCGGAGTCACGGGCGCCGGCGGCGATCCGGGTACGGTGCCGGTGAGCTTCATGATCGTGGCGACCTCGCTCAATCTCATCACCCTGGTCGGCTGGCGTCTCATCGCCACGGCCGTATCCGGCGGTTCCGGCCGCCGACGCAGCCGCTGA